The Fulvivirga maritima genome segment TGTGGAAGAGCTGGGCTATGATGAGCCTACGCCTATACAGCAAAAAGCAATACCTTTAGTTTTGAATGGTCATGATGTGATGGGGATAGCGCAAACGGGAACGGGAAAAACAGCGGCCTTTGTATTACCTATTCTTTATAAGGCGAAATACGCTCAGGGCAATGACCCCAGAGTGCTTATTTTGGCGCCTACGAGAGAGCTGGCGCTGCAAATAGAGCAGTCAGTAAAGGAGCTTTCTTCATATACAGATTTGCGTTATTTAGCAATTTATGGTGGCTTAGGGCCAAAGGTGCAGATAGAGGCTGTACAAAAAGGAGTTGATATTCTGATTGCCACTCCAGGGCGATTTATGGATATTTACCTGAAAGGTGAGTTAGTTACCAAAAGTATAAAAACGCTGGTGTTAGACGAAGCTGATAAAATGATGGATATGGGCTTTATGCCGCAGATCCGAAAAATACTGGAGGTAATTCCTGTAAAGCGTCAAAATTTACTTTTCTCTGCTACTATGCCAGAAAAAGTAATACGCTTGTCAGAAGAGTTTCTGGAATTTCCTGAGGTGGCAGAAGTGGCACCACAAGCTACTGTGGCTGAAACGGTAGATCAGGAACTTTACGAAGTGCCTAACTTAAAGTCAAAAATCAATTTGTTAGAATACTTTCTGAAGAAGGAAGAGTTTGCAAGAGTTTTGATTTTCACTAAAACCAAGACCATCGCGGACAATGTGTTTAAGTACCTGGAAAGAAAAGATTATGGTAGCATAAGAGTAATTCATTCTAATAAAGGGCAAAACAGCCGAATTAATGCTATTAATCAATT includes the following:
- a CDS encoding DEAD/DEAH box helicase; translation: MGSDKASFHDFKLNKQLINAVEELGYDEPTPIQQKAIPLVLNGHDVMGIAQTGTGKTAAFVLPILYKAKYAQGNDPRVLILAPTRELALQIEQSVKELSSYTDLRYLAIYGGLGPKVQIEAVQKGVDILIATPGRFMDIYLKGELVTKSIKTLVLDEADKMMDMGFMPQIRKILEVIPVKRQNLLFSATMPEKVIRLSEEFLEFPEVAEVAPQATVAETVDQELYEVPNLKSKINLLEYFLKKEEFARVLIFTKTKTIADNVFKYLERKDYGSIRVIHSNKGQNSRINAINQFKEGQLRILVSTDVSARGIDVTEVSHVINFDVPVIYEDYVHRIGRTGRALKEGKALTFANKAEMLHITKIEELIKDTIQIKPIPEGVTITETPKPERQDIERDIDTFKRRENPDFKGAFHEKKVKFKEKKPVSKRRKRR